Proteins from one Cellulosilyticum lentocellum DSM 5427 genomic window:
- a CDS encoding septum site-determining protein MinC, with product MGEGNLVVFKGTVDGITVLLDNQADFEQVISHFKQKLEESKQFFKGSKISIRFKGRSLSKEQQEELMDLLAHQNILNISFVHQFEGEEAHYDKDWIWIKDQLESKQGSLTHFHYGIVRSGNHIDYKGNVIVLGDVNPGGLITAGGNVIILGSLKGKVHAGLDHSYPHPFIISEVMDPIQIGIGNIIAQAPRGESFGSKDGKDLQIAYLNEEQIYVDVLDAKSLNHMLR from the coding sequence ATGGGAGAGGGAAATCTTGTCGTTTTCAAAGGAACAGTTGATGGTATTACTGTACTCTTAGATAATCAAGCTGACTTTGAACAGGTGATAAGCCATTTCAAACAAAAATTAGAAGAATCTAAGCAATTTTTTAAGGGTTCTAAAATTAGTATACGTTTTAAAGGACGTTCTTTAAGTAAAGAACAGCAGGAAGAATTAATGGACCTGCTAGCACATCAAAATATCTTAAATATTTCGTTTGTCCATCAGTTTGAAGGAGAAGAAGCTCATTATGATAAGGACTGGATTTGGATAAAGGATCAGCTGGAAAGTAAGCAAGGATCTTTAACACATTTTCATTATGGCATTGTACGTTCTGGAAATCATATTGATTATAAAGGGAATGTAATTGTATTAGGCGATGTTAATCCAGGAGGACTTATTACTGCTGGAGGAAATGTGATTATTTTAGGAAGTCTTAAAGGAAAGGTCCATGCAGGATTAGATCATAGTTACCCACATCCATTTATTATTAGTGAGGTTATGGATCCCATACAAATTGGTATAGGCAATATTATTGCACAAGCACCGAGAGGTGAATCTTTTGGATCTAAGGATGGTAAAGATCTACAGATTGCCTATTTAAATGAAGAGCAGATATACGTAGATGTTCTAGATGCAAAAAGTTTAAATCATATGCTAAGGTAA
- the minE gene encoding cell division topological specificity factor MinE, whose amino-acid sequence MGMLDFNTLFGKKNKSSNVAKDRLKLVLIHDRMNCSTELLEMMRADILAVICKYVDIDTEELNIEISNMEYEAGGKKAPVLSANIPIKNLKKVK is encoded by the coding sequence ATGGGGATGTTAGATTTTAATACTTTATTCGGAAAGAAGAATAAATCTAGTAATGTAGCTAAAGATCGTCTTAAATTAGTATTAATTCATGATCGTATGAATTGCTCAACAGAGTTACTTGAGATGATGAGAGCAGATATACTTGCTGTTATCTGCAAATATGTAGATATAGATACAGAAGAACTAAATATTGAAATTTCTAATATGGAATATGAAGCAGGCGGAAAGAAAGCACCTGTGCTATCAGCCAATATTCCAATCAAGAACTTAAAGAAAGTTAAGTAA
- the minD gene encoding septum site-determining protein MinD gives MSEVIVITSGKGGVGKTTTSANVGTALALQGKQVVLVDADIGLRNLDVVMGLENRIVYDLVDVVEGRCRLKQALIKDKRFEGLFLLPAAQTRDKDAVSPEQMKKLCDSLKEEFDYVILDCPAGIEQGFKNAVAGADRALIVTTPEVSAVRDADRIIGLLESHGVSNMQLIINRVRMNMVKRGDMMAMEDVVEILAIDLIGVVPDDENIVITTNKGEPASADGNSLAGKAFKNIAARVQGEDVPFLDLNVNNNLMGRIKKVFGFGN, from the coding sequence ATGAGTGAAGTCATAGTAATTACGTCAGGCAAAGGTGGCGTTGGTAAAACAACGACGTCGGCAAATGTTGGAACAGCATTAGCATTACAAGGAAAACAAGTAGTTTTAGTGGATGCAGATATAGGACTTAGAAATCTAGATGTTGTTATGGGACTCGAAAATAGAATAGTCTATGATTTAGTAGATGTTGTTGAAGGAAGATGTAGGCTTAAACAAGCATTAATTAAAGATAAGCGTTTTGAAGGTCTTTTTTTACTACCAGCAGCTCAAACTAGAGATAAAGATGCAGTAAGTCCAGAACAAATGAAAAAACTTTGTGATTCTTTAAAAGAAGAATTTGATTATGTTATTTTGGATTGCCCGGCTGGTATTGAGCAAGGCTTTAAAAATGCAGTGGCAGGAGCAGATCGTGCACTTATTGTTACAACACCTGAAGTTTCTGCTGTAAGAGATGCAGACCGTATTATTGGATTATTAGAATCACATGGTGTATCTAATATGCAACTTATTATCAATCGTGTAAGAATGAATATGGTGAAACGTGGTGACATGATGGCGATGGAAGATGTTGTTGAAATCTTAGCCATTGATCTAATAGGTGTTGTTCCAGATGATGAGAATATTGTTATCACTACTAATAAGGGTGAACCTGCTTCAGCAGATGGTAACTCTTTAGCTGGTAAAGCATTTAAAAATATTGCAGCTCGTGTACAAGGTGAAGATGTTCCATTCTTGGATTTGAATGTCAACAATAATTTGATGGGACGCATTAAAAAAGTATTTGGATTTGGAAACTAA
- the rodA gene encoding rod shape-determining protein RodA yields MHIKELVKRIDLWLILLMLILVGVGIVAINSATAYSGDTSYVQKQIVFFIMGLVLMLIVMSIDYHLLANWYLIIYAGIIILLISVFFLGKNINGATRWIEIAGVQIQPSEFAKIGMILCGATIINKYNNRINQLWPILIIGAFEFIPFILVNKQPNLSTSIVIVVILVIQLFMSKIDFKYIITATVVSLLVVVIAFVYIVKNPDQKLIQDYQRNRIMSLVNGGDASADKYQTQRAVQAIGSGGLQGKGLYQGSISQLNYLPESHNDFIMAVIGEEFGFIGAVSVVVLLLAFILRGIWIARGAPDDLGRFIVVGYMGMIAMQGFVNMGVVTDLLPNTGIPIPFISYGGSSLWTNMMGLGLVLNVAMRREEKMF; encoded by the coding sequence ATGCACATTAAGGAACTTGTTAAACGAATTGATTTATGGCTTATCTTATTAATGCTGATTCTAGTTGGCGTGGGTATTGTAGCCATTAATAGTGCCACAGCTTATTCGGGAGATACCTCTTATGTTCAAAAGCAGATTGTCTTTTTTATTATGGGGTTAGTACTTATGCTTATCGTTATGAGTATTGATTATCACTTATTAGCTAATTGGTATCTCATTATATATGCAGGGATTATCATCCTGTTAATATCTGTTTTTTTCTTAGGAAAAAATATAAATGGGGCAACACGCTGGATTGAAATTGCTGGTGTCCAAATACAACCATCTGAATTTGCTAAAATTGGAATGATTTTATGTGGTGCTACAATCATTAATAAATACAACAATCGTATTAACCAGTTGTGGCCGATTTTGATTATAGGTGCATTTGAATTTATTCCATTTATTTTAGTTAATAAACAACCTAATTTGTCAACTAGTATTGTCATTGTTGTTATTTTAGTGATACAATTATTTATGTCAAAAATAGATTTTAAGTATATTATTACTGCAACAGTTGTCAGCTTATTAGTAGTTGTAATAGCTTTTGTATATATTGTTAAAAATCCTGATCAAAAGCTTATTCAAGATTATCAACGTAATCGTATTATGAGCTTAGTAAATGGTGGAGATGCTTCAGCTGATAAATATCAAACACAACGAGCCGTACAAGCTATAGGTTCAGGTGGTTTACAAGGCAAGGGATTATACCAGGGTTCTATCAGTCAACTTAATTATTTACCAGAGTCTCACAACGACTTTATTATGGCAGTTATTGGAGAAGAATTCGGCTTTATAGGGGCAGTAAGTGTAGTAGTTCTTTTACTTGCTTTTATATTACGTGGCATTTGGATTGCTAGAGGTGCACCAGATGATTTAGGCCGGTTTATTGTGGTAGGTTATATGGGAATGATTGCAATGCAAGGCTTTGTCAATATGGGAGTTGTAACAGATTTATTACCTAATACAGGTATCCCTATTCCGTTTATTAGTTATGGAGGAAGTTCTCTATGGACTAATATGATGGGATTAGGATTGGTCCTTAATGTTGCAATGCGCAGGGAAGAAAAGATGTTTTAG
- the mgsA gene encoding methylglyoxal synthase, translating into MNVALIAHDAKKKLMENFAIAYRHILTKHTLYATGTTGRLVEEATNLNIYKYLAGHLGGAQQLGAQIAHNQIDMVIFLRDPVSQKPHEPDLGSIERLCDIHNIPIATNLATAELLVKALERGDLSWREVMR; encoded by the coding sequence ATGAACGTTGCATTAATTGCACATGATGCAAAAAAGAAATTAATGGAAAACTTTGCTATTGCTTATAGACATATTTTAACAAAACATACTTTGTATGCAACAGGTACTACAGGTAGACTCGTAGAGGAAGCCACCAATTTGAATATCTATAAGTATTTAGCAGGTCATTTAGGTGGTGCACAACAATTAGGAGCACAAATTGCTCATAATCAAATCGATATGGTGATTTTTTTAAGAGACCCTGTTTCACAGAAACCTCATGAACCTGATTTAGGCAGTATCGAAAGACTCTGCGATATTCATAATATACCTATTGCCACAAATTTAGCCACTGCAGAATTGCTTGTAAAAGCATTAGAGAGAGGTGATCTAAGCTGGCGTGAGGTAATGAGATAA